One window of the Podospora pseudopauciseta strain CBS 411.78 chromosome 4, whole genome shotgun sequence genome contains the following:
- a CDS encoding hypothetical protein (EggNog:ENOG503PREF): MDDLHDQISMSVSEDHQPRCQCGRDGCEAINKRMATVTMAIASASLPNGSTVNPPTFYQRNWRNTGRPLLWKKDWDTGVVRPRCLMDDFREKDRKPPNHEDR, encoded by the exons ATGGATGATCTCCATGATCAAATATCCATGTCCGTCTCAGAAGATCATCAGCCACGCTGCCAGTGTGGCAGGGATGGATGCGAAGCAATTAATAAACGCATGGCCACGGTCACGATGGCCATCGCGTCAGCTTCGCTTCCGAACGGCAGCACCGTCAATCCCCCGACCTTTTACCAGCGTAACTGGCGAAACACCGGACGTCCGCTGCTTTGGAAGAAGGATTGGGATACGGGCGTTGTTCGACCACGCTGTCTCATGGACGACTTCCGCGAGAAGGATAG AAAACCACCAAATCATGAAGATCGTTGA
- the BAT2 gene encoding branched-chain-amino-acid transaminase bat2 (COG:E; EggNog:ENOG503NVAG), translated as MMRRLLPRCAPRAAFNAQRSAGLGAAIQAQSAVQRRQYSITPQSSTSQLLDIDPSKLVVEKTSKPKDLLPSKDLVFGRNFTDHMLTIEWTQESGWSAPKILPYQNLSLDPATCVFHYAFECFEGMKAYKDTKGQIRLFRPDKNMARFNKSAARIALPTFSPEALTSLIAQFAKLESRFIPSERGYSLYLRPTMIGTQKTLGVGPPGSALLYVIASPVGPYYPTGFKAVSLEATDYAVRAWPGGVGDKKLGANYAPCIVPQKEAMSRGFQQNLWLFGEEEYVTEVGTMNFFVAIKNKQTGQKELITAPLDGTILEGVTRDSVLALARERLAPEGWKIEERKYTMGELAEASAEGRLIEAFGAGTAAIVSPVRAISWKGQLVNCGLKDSEESGEIAMKMKEWMEARQYGDEESDWSYIC; from the exons ATGATGCGCCGTCTTCTCCCAAGATGCGCTCCCAGGGCAGCCTTCAACGCCCAGCGCTCCGCAGGCCTGGGTGCTGCTATCCAAGCCCAGTCTGCTGTCCAGCGTCGTCAATATAGCATCACCCCCcagtcctccacctcccagcTCCTTGACATCGACCCCTCCAAGCTCGTCGTTGAGAAGAcctccaagcccaaggacctcctcccctccaaagACCTCGTCTTTGGCCGCAACTTCACCG ACCACATGCTCACCATAGAATGGACCCAAGAATCCGGCTGGTCCGCCCCCAAAATCCTCCCCTACCAaaacctctccctcgaccCTGCCACCTGCGTCTTCCACTACGCCTTCGAATGCTTCGAAGGCATGAAAGCCTACAAAGACACCAAAGGCCAAATCCGCCTCTTCCGCCCAGACAAAAATATGGCCCGCTTCAACAAATCCGCCGCCCGCATCGCCCTcccaaccttctcccccgaagccctcacctccctcatcgcccAGTTTGCTAAGCTCGAATCAAGGTTCATCCCCTCGGAACGCGGCTACTCCCTCTACCTCAGACCAACCATGATCGGCACCCAAAAAACCCTCGGCGTCGGCCCCCCTGGCTCCGCCTTGCTCTACGTCATCGCCTCCCCCGTTGGCCCTTATTACCCAACCGGCTTCAAGGCCGTCAGTCTCGAAGCAACCGATTACGCCGTCCGCGCCTGGCCAGGAGGTGTAGGCGACAAGAAGCTCGGCGCCAACTACGCGCCTTGCATCGTGCCGCAGAAGGAGGCCATGTCCCGGGGCTTTCAGCAGAATCTCtggttgtttggggaggaggagtacgTCACCGAGGTCGGCACGATGAACTTTTTCGTCGCGATCAAGAACAAGCAGACCGGTCAGAAGGAGCTCATCACCGCTCCGCTGGACGGTACTATTCTCGAGGGCGTGACAAGAGATAGTGTTCTTGcgctggcgagggagagaCTGGCGCCGGAAGGGTggaagattgaggagagAAAGTACACCATGGGCGAGCTTGCTGAGGCGTCTGCTGAAGGGAGATTGATTGAGGCTTTTGGCGCGGGAACTGCGGCGATTGTGTCTCCTGTCAGGGCGATCAGCTGGAAGGGACAGCTGGTCAACTGTGGGTTGAAGGATAGTGAGGAGAGCGGGGAGATTGccatgaagatgaaggagtGGATGGAGGCGAGGCAgtatggtgatgaggagagtGATTGGAGCTATATCTGCTAG
- the OPI3 gene encoding Phosphatidyl-N-methylethanolamine N-methyltransferase (EggNog:ENOG503NVA9; COG:I; BUSCO:EOG0926425H): MSIPQLLTEFVNYVDFNQRSFFISAAAIAFNPTFWNIVARKEYRDHFITRAFGSAQKGCYALAATIFSLGLVRDFLYERALRDQPSHPALEGENVTYAAYALLALGNILVISSTWQLGITGTFLGDYFGILMDKMVTGFPFNITSAPMYYGSTMSFLGSALLYGKPAGILLTLHVLIVYIIAIQFENPFTSGIYAKRERERAKAGGYEEKKEL; this comes from the exons ATGTCTATCCCTCAGCTTCTCACCGAGTTCGTCAACTACGTTGACTTCAACCAGCGCAGCTTCTTCA tctctgctgctgccattGCCTTCAACCCTACCTTCTGGAA CATCGTTGCCCGCAAGGAGTACCGTGACCACTTCATCACTCGTGCCTTTGGCAGCGCCCAAAAAGGATGCTACGCTCTCGCCgccaccatcttctctctCGGCCTCGTCCGCGACTTCCTCTACGAGCGTGCCCTCCGTGACCAGCCATCGCACCCCGCCCTCGAGGGCGAGAATGTCACCTACGCTGCCTACGCTCTCTTGGCTCTTGGAAACATCTTGGTTATCTCTTCGACATGGCAGCTTGGCATCACTGGCACCTTCCTGGGTGACTACTTTGGCATCCTGATGGACAAAATGGTCACCGGCTTCCccttcaacatcaccagcgcCCCCATGTACTATGGTTCCACCATGAGCTTCCTCGGCAGCGCTCTGCTTTACGGAAAGCCCGCCGGTATCCTTCTGACTCTCCACGTCCTCATCGTCTACATTATCGCCATCCAGTTCGAGAACCCCTTCACCTCCGGCATCTATGCCAAGCGCGAGCGCGAGAGGGCCAAGGCTGGTGGCtacgaggagaagaaggagctctaa
- a CDS encoding hypothetical protein (EggNog:ENOG503NU0D; COG:J), whose protein sequence is MSDVQGRGIGRGGRGRGGRGRGGHGRGGFEDRDGRGGGGFGDRGGRGGGGGGGGGRGGYGDQGGRGDPRGGFRGGRGGFNDRGRRGGGGYGGGRGGGGRGGGGGGGGYAGGPDVYTGPNNVIPPPNPDITALEDRVVQQQNSALGQLSKLSGSDESSFFPHRPGFGTGGVPVVLWANYFELNVNTASLFSYNVLVAPEDSSEKKEAEPNSAKGKGTGKPKESKTKEAKGTKLAKIIKAALDTLPPTVIVATELKMSVVSKAKLPLPPNSVITVGIPRSNGGEERWDVKFNNPVSLDIGRLKQYIQNFEDKGTESVFPKFAAEADALGVVLGHTARSNPNTTAVGKSRFFAFDANRSEVGPVSPGSMIDILRGYVQSVRLATGRLLLNVNVTHGVFRPPMPLPDLFQRVGNLNTNTLKRLHGFLAKSRIQCRVPTEKPGEWVKVERSMAGFGGVRDGSGEERRPEFLKPNEYFGKPTNVKFFLRSPKEPRPAPKGLKYDTMVLVSDYHIAKYSDSHGVRKVETFPLINAGSPARPIYLLAEWCSLLPGQPIKAKLSAGEAQSMIQFACRKPSLNAVSVTTNARAVLALDNNKLLDKFGVSVDKQLITVKGRMLPPPAMAYPTSNSVKLIRPKDGGWLLKDVRVSKPGRMIKNWTLLEVQGQADQHVKATMGQLAVFMAQDMGMAINKNATPASGYEVASMGEQDLRAAFQGMKPKPDLVIVVLGDQDTNVYNTVKKLGDVEFGIQTVCVVRNKITNNKGYFTNVALKVNLKFGGVNHKLQNAHPLLKGGKTMVVGYDVTHPTNLPTGAGENAPSLVGLVASIDSDLGQWPAIAWQNPARVEQLDVKLVENFKSRLRLWQKHNGAKLPENILIYRDGVSEGQFNMVLTSELPHIRTACSQMYGKQQPRITLIVSVKRHQTRFYPTDPQQTHLRSKSPKEGTVVDRGVTNVRYWDFFLQAHASLQGTARPAHYTVLIDEIFRSSYGAQAANNLEQVTHDMCYLYGRATKAVSICPPAFYADLVCDRARIHKHELFDDSSIIASGAQDTVGSRKVHPSLENSMYYI, encoded by the exons ATGTCCGACGTTCAGGGTCGTGGCATAGGCCGCGGGGGACGTGGCCGCGGGGGACGTGGCCGCGGGGGACATGGCCGCGGTGGGTTTGAAGATAGAGACGgccgaggcggaggtggttttggggatAGAGGCGGccgtggcggtggaggaggcggtggtggag gccGCGGTGGCTACGGTGATCAAGGCGGTCGTGGTGACCCCCGCGGCGGCTTCCGAGGTGGTCGTGGCGGCTTCAATGATCGTGGGCGcagaggtggaggtggctatggtggaggtcgaggaggaggaggaagaggaggaggaggtggtggtggtggttatgCTGGTGGTCCAGATGTTTACAC AGGACCGAACAACGTCATCCCCCCGCCAAATCCCGACATCACAGCTCTGGAAGACCGCGTCGTCCAGCAACAAAACTCTGCATTGGGGCAGTTGAGCAAGCTTTCCGGCAGTGATGAGTCCAGCTTTTTCCCACACCGGCCTGGCTTCGGCACTGGTGGTGTTCCGGTTGTACTGTGGGCCAACTACTTTGAACTGAACGTCAACACAGCCTCGCTATTCAGTTACAATGTGCTGGTGGCCCCGGAGGACTCTAGCGAGAAGAAAGAGGCCGAACCGAACTCTGCTAAGGGCAAGGGCACGGGAAAGCCCAAGGAGTCCAAGACCAAAGAAGCCAAGGGTACCAAACTCGCCAAGATCATCAAGGCTGCGCTCGACACACTCCCGCCTACCGTCATTGTTGCAACCGAGCTGAAGATGAGCGTCGTCTCCAAGGCGAAGCTTCCTCTGCCCCCCAACTCAGTTATTACTGTGGGCATCCCCAGGTCcaatggtggtgaggagcgCTGGGATGTTAAGTTCAACAACCCTGTCTCGCTAGATATTGGACGCCTCAAGCAGTACATTCAGAACTTTGAAGACAAGGGTACCGAGTCTGTCTTTCCCAAGTTCGCGGCCGAAGCTGATGCGCTGGGCGTTGTGCTCGGCCACACCGCACGAagcaaccccaacaccactgcCGTTGGCAAGAGTCGTTTTTTTGCTTTCGACGCCAATCGTTCCGAAGTCGGCCCCGTATCGCCAGGCAGTATGATCGATATCCTTCGCGGTTATGTTCAGAGTGTGCGGTTGGCCACCGGTCGTCTGCTTTTGAACGTCAACGTTACCCACGGTGTCTTCCGGCCGCCCATGCCCTTGCCTGACCTGTTTCAGAGGGTTGGTAACCTCAACACGAATACACTCAAGCGCTTGCATGGGTTCTTGGCCAAATCGAGAATCCAGTGCCGGGTTCCCACCGAGAAACCTGGTGAGTGGGTGAAGGTTGAGCGCTCTATGGCAGGATTCGGCGGGGTTAGAGATGGCAGCGGCGAGGAACGGAGGCCCGAGTTTTTGAAACCCAACGAGTACTTCGGCAAGCCTACCAACGTCAAGTTTTTTCTTCGATCGCCCAAAGAGCCGAGACCGGCACCCAAGGGGCTCAAGTATGACACCATGGTATTGGTGTCTGACTATCACATTGCCAAATACAGCGACTCCCACGGGGTGCGCAAGGTCGAGACTTTCCCACTGATCAACGCGGGCAGTCCAGCTAGGCCCATTTACCTGCTGGCTGAGTGGTGCTCCCTTTTGCCGGGACAGCCTATCAAGGCTAAGCTCAGTGCCGGCGAGGCTCAGAGCATGATACAGTTTGCATGCCGAAAGCCATCCTTGAATGCTGTGTCCGTTACCACCAATGCCAGAGCTGTTCTTGCactggacaacaacaaactccTGGATAAGTTCGGAGTGAGTGTCGATAAGCAGCTCATCACAGTCAAGGGTCGTATGCTTCCACCCCCGGCCATGGCTTACCCCACGAGTAATTCGGTGAAGCTAATCAGGCCCAAAGATGGCGGCTGGCTGCTCAAGGATGTCAGGGTTTCAAAGCCTGGTAGGATGATCAAGAACTGGACGCTCTTGGAAGTACAAGGTCAGGCTGATCAGCATGTCAAGGCCACCATGGGCCAGTTAGCGGTATTCATGGCGCAGGACATGGGCATGGCTATCAATAAGAATGCCACACCGGCAAGTGGCTATGAGGTCGCTTCTATGGGTGAGCAAGACTTGAGAGCCGCTTTTCAGGGGATGAAGCCCAAGCCCGATCTGGTGATCGTTGTGCTTGGCGACCAGGACACCAACGTATACAACACGGTGAAGAAGCTAGGCGATGTCGAGTTCGGCATTCAGACGGTGTGCGTGGTGAGGAACAAGATAACGAACAATAAGGGATACTTTACCAACGTCGCGCTCAAGGTCAACCTCAAGTTTGGCGGCGTCAACCACAAACTGCAGAACGCTCATCCTCTGCTGAAGGGTGGCAAGaccatggtggtgggttaCGATGTGACGCATCCTACCAATCTTCCAACAGGTGCTGGAGAGAACGCGCCCAGTCTGGTCGGTCTTGTAGCCAGCATCGACTCGGATCTCGGACAGTGGCCTGCTATCGCTTGGCAGAACCCGGCTCGTGTGGAGCAGCTTGACGTCAAGCTGGTTGAGAACTTCAAGTCTCGGCTGCGTCTGTGGCAGAAGCACAACGGTGCCAAACTACCTGAAAATATCCTCATTTACCGCGATGGTGTAAGTGAAGGGCAGTTCAACATGGTTCTGACGTCAGAGCTGCCGCACATCCGGACGGCTTGTAGCCAGATGTATGGCAAGCAGCAACCACGCATCACCCTAATCGTGTCAGTCAAGCGCCACCAGACTCGATTCTACCCGACTGATCCCCAGCAAACGCACCTCAGGTCGAAGAGCCCCAAGGAGGGCACCGTTGTTGACCGCGGAGTGACCAACGTGCGATACTGGGACTTCTTCCTCCAAGCCCACGCCTCGCTGCAGGGCACCGCTCGTCCGGCCCATTACACGGTGTTGATCGATGAGATTTTCCGGTCTTCATATGGTGCTCAGGCGGCGAACAACCTCGAGCAAGTAACGCATGATATGTGTTACCTGTATGGTCGGGCCACGAAGGCAGTTAGTATCTGCCCCCCGGCGTTCTACGCAGACTTGGTCTGTGATCGGGCTCGGATCCATAAGCACGAGCTTTTCGATGACTCCAGCATCATTGCCTCTGGGGCACAAGACACGGTTGGAAGCAGGAAGGTGCACCCGAGCTTGGAGAATTCTATGTACTACATTTGA
- a CDS encoding hypothetical protein (COG:S; EggNog:ENOG503P5DC), whose amino-acid sequence MSSLRTTLLPLTRRAAGLATTTSKRAFSATAAKKGGHSPQYDPPTGWLFGVKPGEKYVNEGWENLYFYGFLGSFVVFGVAYAWKPDTSIQTWALEEARRRLEAEGILEDPDNKKN is encoded by the exons ATGTCATCTCTtcgcaccaccctcctccccctgacCCGCAGGGCGGCGGGATTGGCGACGACTACAAGCAAGAGGGCGTTCTCCGCGACGGCGGCAAAGAAGGGGGGCCACAGTCCCCAGTACGACCCGCCGACGGGGTGGCTTTTCGGTGTGAAGCCTGGGGAGAAGTATGTCAACGAGGGGTGGGAGAATCTGTACTTTTATGGGTTTTTGGGGagttttgttgtttttggggttgCTTATGCTTGGAAGCCCGATACCTC CATCCAAACCTGGGCTCTCGAAGAGGCGAGGAGGCGATTAGAAGCCGAGGGCATCCTTGAGGATCCCGACAACAAGAAGAACTAA
- the SMF3 gene encoding NRAMP-like transporter smf-3 (EggNog:ENOG503NUWM; COG:P) has protein sequence MATTAVPDDPGGGSPAVSTPVISTADDATPNNTSKTTLPNPEGDALPLIRSLHQRLCTAPPPSPSPPTTITTTSSFKSKMSNLKKTVVTFAKFVGPGFMVAVAYIDPGNYATDIAAGSSYQFKLLFIVLLSNIFAIFLQALSIKLGTVSGLNLAEACRAFLPWWLNIPLYLLAEGAIIATDIAEVIGTAIAINLLIPQIPLVAGCALSITEVLLILIWYAPEKGMRGLRTFEYFVVGLVVAVVVCFCLQLGMVKGVEVGEVFRGYVPSRELVERRAMYQACGILGATVMPHSLYLGSGVVQARLWEFDKRMGLVPATGEGEREEEEGLKGYIPSLEAIRHSMKYSVAELALALFSFALFVNSAILIVAGAALYGEAVDADLFGIHDLLSRSIAPVAGTVFALALLFSGVSAGIVCTIAGQMVSEGALRWRMRPWLRRLVTRGISVVPSIVIAAAVGREGLDAALNGSQVALSVVLPFITAPLIYFTGRDRYMMVRPGMARFGGHFGGEVAGEGEEEEEGVKGRLRRFLRRGGGQGEGGVVRMGNSWWITGFGVLVWLIITVMNVANLVLLGKDDGE, from the exons atggccaccaccgccgttCCCGATGACCCCGGAGGCGGAAGCCCGGCTGTCTCTACCCCAGTCATCAGCACCGCAGACGACGCTACCCCCAATAACACCAGCAAAACgaccctccccaaccccgaaGGCGACGCCCTACCCCTAATCCGCTCCCTCCACCAGCGCCTTTGCACCGCgcccccgccatccccctcaccaccaacaacaataacaacaacctcctctttCAAGTCCAAAATGTCCAACCTCAAAAAAACGGTTGTTACCTTTGCAAAGTTTGTCGGCCCAGGGTTcatggttgctgttgcttaTA TCGACCCAGGCAACTACGCAACCGACATCGCAGCCGGCTCCTCCTACCAGTTCAAgctcctcttcatcgtcttGCTCAGCAACATCTTTGCCATATTCCTCCAAGCCCTCTCCATCAAACTCGGCACCGTCTCCGGCCTCAACCTAGCCGAGGCCTGCCGGGCCTTTTTGCCGTGGTGGTTAAACATACCCCTCTACCTCCTCGCCGAAGGCGCAATCATTGCCACCGACATCGCCGAGGTTATCGGGACAGCTATAGCGATCAATTTATTGATTCCGCAAATCCCCCTCGTGGCGGGGTGTGCGCTTAGCATAACAGAGGTGTTGCTTATACTGATTTGGTACGCACCGGAaaaggggatgagggggctGAGAACGTTTGAGTATTTCGtcgtggggttggtggtggcagtggtggtgtgttTTTGTTTGCAGTTGGGAATGGtcaagggggtggaggtgggggaggtgttcAGGGGGTATGTACCGTCAagggagctggtggagaggagggcgatgTATCAGGCTTGTGGGATCTTGGGGGCGACGGTGATGCCGCATAGTTTGTATTTGGGGAGTGGGGTTGTGCAGGCTAGGTTGTGGGAGTTTGACaagaggatggggttggtgccggcaacgggggagggggaaagggaagaggaggaggggttgaaggggtaTATACCCAGCCTTGAGGCGATTCGACACTCGATGAAGTACTCTGTTGCGGAGCTGGCGCTGGCATTGTTTAGTTTTGCGCTTTTTGTGAATAGCGCTATTTTGATTGTGGCTGGGGCGGCGTTGTatggggaggcggtggatgCGGATTTGTTTGGGATACACGATTTGTTGTCTAGGAGCATCGCGCCGGTGGCGGGGACGGTTTTCGCGTTGGCGTTATTGTTTTCGGGGGTGAGTGCCGGGATCGTTTGTACTATAGCTGGGCAGATGGTTAGCGAGGGGGcgttgaggtggaggatgaggccttggttgaggaggttggtgacgaGGGGGATCAGTGTTGTGCCTAGTATTGTCatcgcggcggcggtggggagggaggggttggatgcTGCGTTGAATGGGAGCCAGGTGGCGCTGAGTGTTGTTTTGCCTTTTATTACGGCGCCGTTGATTTATTTTACGGGGAGGGATAGGTATATGATGGTCAGGCCGGGGATGGCGAGGTTTGGGGGgcattttgggggggaggttgctggggagggggaggaggaggaggagggggttaaGGGCCGGCTGAGGAGGttcttgaggaggggaggtgggcagggggaggggggggtggtgaggatggggaatAGTTGGTGGATCACGGGGTTTGGGGTGTTGGTTTGGTTGATTATTACGGTGATGAATGTGGCGAATTTGGTGTTGCTTGGgaaggatgatggggaatAG
- a CDS encoding hypothetical protein (COG:S; EggNog:ENOG503NZJN), protein MAPKQRKPTPGSSSASGSSPAKAIPHINPNSSFTPESFEKELESLAQKAQSETTLHYLTEQSIIYLKSAALLSLIALYSTVSQLNLSPTYGSIPSSKWHSKLIMAGCFAGWSTNLTLNRVLPFKPEKLLPLLAVYVPVVQFFLGKVSSTLTAQWGPLITEGLTLLPLVTISAACVATYLEGADMPGFLPSWIRDALPGLGGYGFYKLSEKILGGLVEEHIGQSVLNTRVGMELALAGSYAALAPSKLLVFALPALLHTALLNTHLPTGNALANLNKGLESVGYVVLDRKESLTGYVSVVDSPKEGYRVMRCDHSLLGGEWVKFLNQGQFKGNQVAEPIYGVFAMLEAVRLVKTPEKIKDHEAKALVIGLGIGTTPAALVAHGIDTTVVEIDPVVHKFALEYFQLPKNHTAVIEDAVTYTSRLAADEKGQRFDYIVHDVFTGGAEPIPLFTLEFLQNLNALLKPNGVIAINYAGDFALPPPRIVTNTIRSVFPACRAFREHPRDMEDFTKNQRDFTNMVMFCTKDPSGEVKFRHPNNRDLLNSPSRQAFLYPQHEVKEEDFVKAEGEAEGVLRANDTERLVKWHESSAMGHWGIMRTVLPDAVWEEW, encoded by the exons ATGGCGCCTAAACAACGTAAACCCACCCCAGGGTCCTCCTCAGCTTCGGGGTCCTCCCCCGCAAAAGCCATCCCCCATATCAACCCCAACAGTTCCTTCACCCCCGAATCTTTCGAGAAGGAACTCGAGTCTCTCGCTCAAAAAGCACAGTCTGAGACAACCTTGCATTACTTGACAGAGCAATCCATCATCTATCTCAAATCAGCCGCCTTGCTCTCCCTCATTGCGCTGTACTCCACCGTCTCTCAGCTCAATCTCTCTCCAACTTACGGCTCCATTCCATCATCAAAATGGCACTCCAAGCTTATCATGGCCGGGTGTTTCGCTGGTTGGTCAACTAACCTCACTCTCAACCGGGTCTTGCCGTTCAAGCCCGAGAAGCTATTGCCCCTGCTGGCCGTTTATGTCCCTGTCGTCCAGTTCTTCTTGGGGAAGGTCAGCTCAACACTGACGGCACAATGGGGACCTTTGATCACGGAGGGACTGACGCTATTACCACTGGTGACAATCAGTGCGGCTTGTGTGGCTACCTACCTCGAGGGTGCAGATATGCCCGGCTTCTTGCCAAGTTGGATTCGGGACGCCTTGCCAGGACTGGGCGGTTATGGGTTTTACAAGCTTTCAGAAAAGATTCTGGGCGGGTTGGTCGAGGAGCATATTGGACAGTCAGTGTTAAACACAAGAGTGGGCATGGAGCTGGCATTGGCCGGAAGTTATGCGGCTTTGGCGCCGTCAAAGTTGCTGGTTTTTGCTTTGCCAGCCCTTTTGCATACTGCGTTGCTGAACACACATCTTCCTACTGGAAATGCGCTTGCGAACTTGAACAAGGGTTTGGAGAGCGTTGGTTATGTGGTTTTGGACAGGAAGGAGAGTTTGACGGGATACGTCTCGGTTGTGGACAGCCCGAAGGAGGGATACAGGGTCATGAGATGTGATCACTCTttgttgggtggtgagtgGGTCAAGTTCTTGAACCAGGGACAGTTCAAGGGCAACCAGGTTGCTGAGCCTATTTATGGTGTTTTTGCCATGCTCGAGGCAGTGAGATTGGTCAAGACCCCTGAGAAGATCAAGGATCATGAGGCGAAAGCTCTCGTCAT CGGTCTCGGCATCGGCACCACCCCCGCTGCTCTTGTGGCACATGGCATCGACACCACTGTCGTCGAAATCGATCCTGTGGTGCACAAATTTGCCCTCGAATATTTCCAGCTCCCCAAGAACCATACCGCTGTCATTGAGGATGCGGTCACTTACACCTCCCGTCTGGCAGCTGACGAAAAAGGGCAGCGCTTCGATTACATCGTCCATGACGTCTTCACCGGTGGCGCTGAACCCATTCCCCTCTTTACTCTCGAGTTCCTCCAGAACCTGAACGCGCTGCTCAAGCCAAACGGAGTCATTGCCATC AACTACGCCGGAGACTtcgccctccccccaccccgcaTCGTCACCAACACTATCCGCTCTGTCTTCCCCGCTTGCCGTGCCTTCCGCGAGCACCCGCGCGACATGGAGGATTTCACCAAGAACCAGAGGGACTTCACCAACATGGTCATGTTCTGCACCAAGGATCCTTCTGGAGAAGTCAAGTTCAGGCATCCTAACAACAGAGACCTGCTAAACAGCCCGTCGAGACAAGCGTTCTTGTATCCTCAGCATGAAGTCAAAGAGGAGGACTTTGTCAAGGCTGAGGGAGAGGCTGAGGGAGTGTTGAGGGCGAACGATACCGAGAGATTGGTCAAGTGGCATGAAAGCAGTGCCATGGGGCACTGGGGCATCATGAGAACTGTGTTGCCGGATGCGGTTTGGGAGGAGTGGTGA